A stretch of Brachyhypopomus gauderio isolate BG-103 chromosome 3, BGAUD_0.2, whole genome shotgun sequence DNA encodes these proteins:
- the aldoab gene encoding aldolase a, fructose-bisphosphate, b, giving the protein MPHAYPFLTPEQKKELSDIAQRIVAPGKGILAADESTGSVAKRFQSINAENTEENRRFYRQLLFTADDRIKPCIGGVIFFHETLYQKTDDGKLFPQLIKERGIVVGIKVDKGVVPLAGTNGETTTQGLDGLYERCAQYKKDGADFAKWRCVLKITPTTPSSLAIKENANVLARYASICQMHGIVPIVEPEILPDGDHDLKRCQYVTEKVLAAVYKALSEHHVYLEGTLLKPNMVTAGHSCSHKYTPQEVAMATVTALRRTVPAAVPGITFLSGGQSEEEATVNLNAMNMCPLHRPWALTFSFGRALQASALKAWGGKKENGKACQEEFVKRAVANSAACTGKYSSTGGTGTAAGESLFVANHAY; this is encoded by the exons ATGCCTCATGCATATCCATTCCTGACTCCTGAGCAAAAGAAAGAGCTCAGTGACATTGCTCAGAGGATTGTTGCCCCTGGGAAGGGGATCCTTGCTGCTGATGAATCCACAG GTAGTGTAGCCAAGCGTTTCCAGAGCATTAATGCTGAGAACACTGAGGAAAACCGGAGGTTTTACCGTCAGCTGCTCTTCACCGCTGATGACCGCATCAAGCCATGCATCGGTGGAGTCATCTTCTTCCATGAGACCCTCTATCAGAAGACTGATGATGGGAAACTCTTTCCTCAACTCATTAAGGAGAGAGGCATTGTAGTGGGCATCAAAGTGGACAAGGGTGTGGTCCCTCTGGCTGGAACTAACGGAGAGACCACCACCCAAG GCCTGGATGGCTTGTATGAGCGCTGTGCTCAGTATAAGAAGGATGGGGCCGACTTTGCTAAGTGGCGCTGTGTGCTGAAGATCACGCCCACCACTCCATCCAGCCTGGCTATCAAAGAGAACGCCAATGTGTTGGCTCGCTATGCTAGCATCTGCCAAATG CACGGCATTGTCCCAATTGTGGAGCCTGAGATCCTTCCTGATGGTGATCATGACCTGAAGAGATGCCAGTATGTGACAGAGAAGGTTCTGGCAGCTGTCTATAAGGCCTTGTCTGAACACCATGTTTATCTTGAGGGCACTCTGCTCAAGCCCAACATGGTCACTGCTGGGCACTCCTGCTCCCACAAGTACACACCCCAAGAGGTCGCCATGGCTACCGTCACGGCCCTGCGCCGCACCGTGCCCGCTGCCGTCCCCG GCATCACTTTCCTGTCTGGAGGCCAGAGTGAGGAGGAGGCCACAGTCAACCTGAACGCTATGAACATGTGCCCGCTGCACAGGCCCTGGGCCCTCACCTTCTCCTTTGGCCGTGCCCTCCAGGCCTCTGCCCTCAAGGCCTGGGGAGGAAAGAAGGAAAATGGCAAAGCCTGCCAGGAGGAGTTTGTGAAGAGAGCTGTG GCTAACAGTGCAGCATGCACTGGTAAATACAGTTCTACTGGAggcacaggaacagcagcaggaGAGTCCTTGTTTGTGGCAAATCATGCATATTAA